From the Elgaria multicarinata webbii isolate HBS135686 ecotype San Diego chromosome 19, rElgMul1.1.pri, whole genome shotgun sequence genome, the window TAGCTCCACTTTAGGGCTTCCCTGAAAGGTCTGGCTGGGAAAAGGGTGCTAGACTAGACTAAGGCTGGCCAGACAATACATCTGGATCCACAAAGAGATCTCTGagcgatttgcagtagattggcaaggatttctaaTTCTCTATTGTTTAACAATTAGAGCAACAAAAGGATTTCTGGCTCCTGCCCTAAATGAAGAAAGCTTTGCACCTGGAAGAAGCGAGTCCCAACCGCATCAGGCCCTCCTGGAAATAAATGCCTGGGCTCAGAATTCAGCCCAACCCCAGAATTCTTCTAACCCATCCCCACCCCTCTGccgccactgcccccccccccggtctttgaTTGTTCCTGTGTTCAATGCTtctaacagtgtggtgtagtggttagagtgttggactgggagttgggagatctcggttctagtccccacttggccatggaaaccctctgggtgactttgggccagtcgcagactctcagcccagcctacttcacagggttgttgttgtgaggattaaatggattATGTATAGcgcgttgggttccttggaggaaaaaaaggtggaatataaatgcaacaataaataaataacagtatcTCCCAAGCTTTTTCAGAAGAGGAAAAGTGCCAGTGGCAGAAATATCCAGGCAGGGAGATTCACGCTCCTTTTCTGAAATGCTGCAAATGGCAACAAGTGACATTTGTTCCTTCTTGTCTGCTCTTTCCTCCCAAGATATGGGGGTTTTTACCCTCAGGTTCGCTACCAGCTGGGGAAGACATATGGCAGAACCACCTGCGACATGCTGACTGACCGGGAGGTCCACAAgagcccctgctcagtgctggcACCCCTGGTCCGGCCAAAGTTCATTGAGGATTACAGCCATCGGAATGTGCCTGAGCACGAGATGATGATGGATCAGTACCAAACGTACATCCCTGGGTACACAGGTGAGCCTCTGGAGAGAACCTGTGAGTGAGAGCGGAGGGCCAGCCACTCACCCAGGCGCGCACCCTTGGGGGCCATGGGCTGGCAGCTCTTCTCCAGAGAAGCTCAACTCCTGTGCCGTTTAACAGGAGATCCAGTGCAATACGTACTGCCGGACTCAAGTTTTGTCCAGGGAGTTGGCTTAGACCGCGGGTGCAAGAGCTCTTTTAGCCCATTTCGGAGAAGCTGGGGCGGGGGAACCTTCATGTGGTGGGCGGGAATgagaaaaggggcggggccaagccCACCAGCCTATAGTAGCTCCAGGCTCCTGTCTCGCTGCCAGCTACGAAACTTGGGGAGGGAGGACCAGCTTTGCTTCCTCCAGGGCAGCCAGGAATCCACTAATCAATGGGTGCTTGGGGGGGCCCTGGCCTTTTGAGAACACCCCCACCTTCTAGGGCTGGACTTGGggacccaggcctgaggttccccacccaggCTGAGCAGACCAGGGCTCTGCAGATAAGACTCACTTGTCTTCGGAAGCTGCCTGGGAATACTGGTGGCGATTTTGCCCTCTTGGTTTAAAACCAGCCCAGTCCATCTTACGCTGAATCAGACCCTGGATCCATCCAGCCCGCTACTCTGAGGGGTAGCCACTCTCCGGGGTCTCCAGCAGAGGAAGACCTTTCCTGGCACCCGCACCTTTGGAGGTGACAGGGACGGAAGTACCAGGGCCTCTCCACGTGCAcagcagggccttcccacttTCTGAATTAAAACAGGGAGGCTGCTTGGCTTACTTTAAAAAGCGAAAGAGCTTAAGCTTGGCAGACGTGCCTTTGGAGGCGGAGATTTTGTAGCCCTCTGCATGTATCACTGTTCTGGGCGTGACTCCTGACACAAGGAGCAGGGACTTGTGCAGAGATGCAGCGGGGTACCTCCTTTTGGACCCCCAGGAGTCTATTTCTTTATTGTAAAAATGTATAGAATGTGCCTTTATCCAAAAATAAGTATACGTATTTTAAAATcactaaaatattaaaaatatgaaTTTTATATGCCTGGGCATATAAAAGTGATTTAGCCTGGTGCCTCAGGGCAATAGGGCGTTGGCACTGGGCATACCTACCTTGGCATTCCAGAATCAGGGCCTAGTGCATTGCTCCGACTGGGGAAACATGGCGGGGGGTGGCCTCCGACTCCCTTGACTCGCAGGCTCCAAGCTGGGTACTGACCTCCCCTAGCCCCTCCCAGTCTGGGAGTGACTGGCATGCAACCCAGTCCTgagcacatctactcagaagtaagctccactgagtcaCTCCGACGGACaagaggtgggctgggctggcttGAAATGAGGGCTGCCCAGGTTttaaggggagggaggagggggaggcacgAGAAGCACAAAGCGGCTCTTTTGCCCCAGCTGCCCCGCTGGCCTTTGACTGGGCTGGAAttcttgcttgttttgtttttcaggctTTGTACCCTACTATGGTTGCTTTCCCCTTCCAGGCAAAGAACCCCGCCCCCTCCCCGTGCCGAGAGCCAGCCCCCAGGCTGACCCCCAGATGTGGAGAGATGCCAGTTCAGCCCAACTGCTAGAGCAGAGGAAGTACATGCCCTGCCACCCGGGTGTCCGGCTGGCGTGTGGGCCCGGCTGGAGGCAATTTGCTGCCACGGTCGGACCGAAGCTGGCCTCAGCGCAAGGGGACCGCAAGATGCTGTGCCACCCAGACGTGGCCCTGGCGTGCGGGCAGGAGGAGAGCCGAGGGCCTTGCAAGGCCGAAATGTCCTTAATCTGCGGCCAGGGCTGGAGGGGCGTCCCCTGTCTCATGGGGACTGATCAGGTATGCACAGTGCGCCTTGTCTGaccaccagccctgctgtgtAGGAACCGCCCTGCTTCTGTGCTCTCTGATACGCACTGCAAAATTGAGCCACCTTCCTTTCTAGCAAGGGCTCCTGTGTCTCCGATAACTGTGCATCAGACAGAAATTCTGCTGGTGAAGCTCCTCACCGATGCATCTCCAAGCGGAGAAAAGTGTCACCCATGGAAGGGTTGCCCTGCTACGGCAGCCAGGGGCTTGGAGAGAGCAGGGTCAAATCCAAGTCATTTCTGTGCTTCTAGTGGGACTTGAGACTGGACAGAGTTCCCAtcccaccctctctcctgctTCTAGACCCCATGGGGCCACCCAGCAAAAGGTTTTGACCATAGGAAGGAGCTTTCCTCACAACATGCAGTTGCCCTATGGAACACCCCGCCACAAGATGGGGTGACGGCCGCTGCCTTAGAAAAGGGGAATAGACAAattcaaggaagaggaggaggaactgcaAGTGCTGTTAGCCACAAAGACGGCTCAATGAAGCCTCCGAACGCACATTGCCGGGGCTGCTGCCTTCATGGCTAGCTCAGCGCCTGCTTCGAGCCGCCAGTCGGGCACTGCGAGAAGCAGgatctccagttgctggggagcatgggtgggagggtgctacagCACTCGTGTCCTACTCACGGCCTTCCTGTgggggcatctgcttggccactgtgggacacAACGCTGGACCAGGCAGACCCTCAGCCTGGCCCAGCACCAGGGCTGCTCTTTGGTTCAGGCTGCTGgctcggaggggaggggaggggaggggaggggaggggaggggaggggaggggcctgtgCTCCAGCCCAGCGCTCTCCCCTTTGGTCCTTAGGAGATCCTGGGAGGGGctgagctgctgcttcccctcctCTGTCTCCCACTGTTTTTATGAGGGTTGAAGTCTCTTGCAAGGCAAAAGGCAGACGAGAAGCTCATAGCGATAGATGTAGACGTAACTAAGTTCCTCCTGCACGATCTGGTGGGCATTTCTCTGGTCTGCTTCCTCTGGCTTCCAGACACCCAGGATCGAGGCCCTGCCTCTCCCGCCGGCAACGGAGACAGTGGACGTGAAGCGGTTTGGCCGGACCCCCCGGCTGGACATGCCCAACCTCATCCAGCGAAAAGCCATCTCAGGTAGGTGGGAGGCAGGGcagcaagggggaaaggggggcagggcgGGGAAGAAGTCCTAGAAGGCAGCAGCCCGGCCTGCCGTGGGCCTTCCAGGTACTGCCCCCGCCCCCGCGATGAGCACAGCCTTGAGGCTTCACCCCTTTGCCCGCTCTGCTGGACCTGTGGCCCCATCTTCAGAGAATGGGGCACCTTTGCACATAGCCCCCACGTCTTCTCACACCTCCGCATGGCCCAGAAACaggcgccccccaccccacccccgggctgTGCAGACAGACAGGGGTGCCTCAATGAGAGCAAACCAGCCCACCCCTCCCAGCTAGCCTGGTCAGAAATTTTGCAAGTTGTGCTCCAAGTATCTGGGCAGCACCAGGTTGTGGTAGCCGAGAAGGATCTCTCTTACGGGATTGTTGTTGTGAGCGAAgctgaaagagaaggaaaaagaaccgTGGGCCCGGAGCAAATTCAAGGCACCTTGGGTGCCACTCATACATACATacgttattgattgattgattgattacatttttataccgcccaatagaaaaagctctcagggcggttcacaaaaattaaaaccattaagaacataataaaacatccatttATTTAATGATGGGTGGGGGGATGTGAAAACATGTTCTCCTTTCTGCCTCTGATGAAACTGAGCGGGCCTTTAATGACGGGGAAACCAAGAGACCGGCAGCCACGTCTCctggtcccccaaccctccccaGTGCTCCCATTGCCTCAGTGGAAGCCCATCTGCTGGGCAAGCAGCCCTATAGCCACCGCAGCCTCCTGGGCAAGTTAAATGTTTTAAGCCAGGCGGCCACAAGGCGCTCTCCTCAGAAACAGGGCGGGGAGCGGAGAGCAACTGCCACGGTGCAGGATCGTGAAGTCATGGTGGGAAACTGTGTGTTCCTGAGGCACGCAGCCTCCCCGGCTTCTAAATCAAaacacttcctctccctccccaagggTGAGAATTACccagcacccacaacactctctgCATGTGGCACTATTCAGGGTATGACTGGGCAAGGGCCGAGCAGCCACTCACACAGAGATGCAATGGCCAGCCTCCTCTGAGGACAGAGTGGCAGGAGGGGCTGAATGACCGACGGCCAATCCCAAGCAGAGGAGGGTCGGATGGAGGCTAGGCCCAAACATGAAAGCGTACAGAATTGCTGCAGGCCACACTTTGAAATACTGTCCGTCCACATTCACAGCCATGGGGGCAGGAGTGGGGGGCACAGAAACGCTTCACTGCAATGCCCTGAACACACTTAACCTTAACGCAGCCCAGCGAGCTGTTCTTAAAGGGGCAGAGTGATCAACCCTGGCAACGGTGGCGGAGCGCACAGCGGACCAGACCCACAGGACTCCCAGGCTCAAGGCAGCAAACCCCTGGCATCACTGCCAGGCGCCTTGTACTGGCCTAGTGTGGAGCACAGATCCGGCATTCTCTTACTGCCAGGTGATCCCGGGCTTCTGCCACATGGCCGTTTCCTACAAAGACTTACCTGTGCCACTGCCACACTTCCTTCCACAGGGTACACAGGATTCATCCCACGCTTCACCTGGATTATGGGTGTCAACTACCTGAAGGGAGTAAAAGATGCCATGAATGAATTTGACCGGAACCAGGTAACGGGTTGTGCAGGGCAGACCCTGATCTCTCTGCAGGGCTGCAATGAAGTCACTCCATGTCTTGGTAATAGTAGCTGATGGCTAGCAAGGGAGCGGGTTAGAGGAGTGCTGGGTTTttaaatactaataatactaataataattcattttgatcgaggcggggaacaacagtaaatgtaaaatacataaaactgaattaaaacataatatacattgttaaaacatcctaaaatcactttaaaaacatcctaaaattccacgggataggcctaccagaagagaccagtcttagtagctttcttaaatgctgatagactgttaagttgacgagtctcctctggcaggccattccattttttaaaacctgtaATTGGGAGCTGCCATTCCAAAATGCCCGTGGACAGCCCTAGCCacgggttctgggtggtttattaactACACCAACAAGCCTCGCTCGCCAGTGAGGGGAATTCTGCAAATCCCTCCCGGCACTCAGCACAGGAGAAATAGgggccatcatggcttatttccccctccgtgattgtgtgaacccactGAACAGTGACACGCCCCAGGGAGTTAGaagccagggagcttcagctattgggcggtaaagaaatgcaataaataaatgaatgaatacataaataggATCCCCCATAATCTCCCTCTGAAATATCCTCACTACTGGAAGCCCTCTTAGCAAATGAGCCAGGCTGAATGGTCTTGAGTTATAAACCCTCTCTTGACAtgacctccccccgccccgcttaAAACCCAGTTCCTGCCAAACATAAGGCCACGCAAGGGCAGAAAATTAAAGCATCATTCTTACTGGATCATTTGGGAACGCTTTCTTATGCAAGTGACTTTTCCTCATGAAGAACTCTGTGGAACTCAGAAGCCTGCACATTCCAGTCCCAAAACATGCTGGCCTCCTCCTAAGATATTTGACTCCAAAGCAAAAGGCTGCCAACGTCATCCATCAGGTGTCTCCTTTGTCCTACTCCAGGAAATGCTGAGAAGCCCGCTACACAGCTTTGGCAAGCGGCTGCCACGTACCTAT encodes:
- the CIMIP2A gene encoding ciliary microtubule inner protein 2A, translating into MSAAQKCSFFPQEPYYIPGYGGFYPQVRYQLGKTYGRTTCDMLTDREVHKSPCSVLAPLVRPKFIEDYSHRNVPEHEMMMDQYQTYIPGYTGFVPYYGCFPLPGKEPRPLPVPRASPQADPQMWRDASSAQLLEQRKYMPCHPGVRLACGPGWRQFAATVGPKLASAQGDRKMLCHPDVALACGQEESRGPCKAEMSLICGQGWRGVPCLMGTDQTPRIEALPLPPATETVDVKRFGRTPRLDMPNLIQRKAISGYTGFIPRFTWIMGVNYLKGVKDAMNEFDRNQEMLRSPLHSFGKRLPRTYWPNTKIYSSSGLMPFYTGFVPTIRHNYALTFGNSTRQAYYDELQRRQHAE